A single region of the Coleofasciculus sp. FACHB-T130 genome encodes:
- a CDS encoding CHAT domain-containing protein, producing MSQSENPCLSLAINRLSKTSLGAEHFAIWVMKAPCPGGHVLHDCTWPEMLTQKWLAWQEMFSPRGLPDVPLVHQANPPALTVPLDALNVNGQALPYTARLMQDLGISLWKWLFDGEIQNSFAQSQGIAIGQKKRLRLRLEIRDPDLIPVPWEIMQPEPGKQAISLSQQLLFSRTSNAVDPLPPQRLEQALNILLVLGHDTESEVAPSLQLEQEAEALANILERCGRPDLHPDGEHTGATVLCQVDTLLQPTKAELISRLETENYNILFYAGHGIPAADGGLLFLRPDARINGTELAQVLVRCQVTLAVFNACWGAQPERHNQQSLPRSSLAEVLIHHGVPAVLGMRDSIADEEALSFIQAFAQALAARMPIDEAVAVARQKLLTLYKFNQPAWTLPVLYMHPDFEGELIRPIGEEVTILPVDVKSSGHDLSTPSAYLRPLGVTSKVSPISGTSLRVGRNPKGNDLVIEKQEVSRQHAEIICDALPDGKLTYFLKDKSRYGTFILRPSGWQKVYHPEVPLQSGDQIKFGSMQGQTWEFIIQDSTKC from the coding sequence ATGTCCCAGTCTGAGAATCCCTGCCTCAGTTTAGCCATCAATCGGCTCTCCAAAACTTCCCTTGGGGCAGAACATTTTGCCATTTGGGTGATGAAAGCACCCTGTCCGGGTGGTCACGTTCTGCATGACTGTACGTGGCCTGAAATGTTGACCCAAAAGTGGCTGGCATGGCAGGAAATGTTTTCCCCACGGGGACTCCCTGATGTTCCGCTGGTACATCAGGCAAACCCTCCCGCCTTGACAGTGCCACTCGACGCCCTGAATGTCAACGGTCAAGCACTTCCGTATACGGCTCGTTTGATGCAAGATTTAGGGATTAGCCTCTGGAAGTGGTTATTTGACGGGGAAATTCAAAATAGTTTCGCTCAAAGCCAGGGAATTGCAATTGGGCAAAAAAAACGTCTGCGGCTGCGCTTAGAAATTCGAGACCCAGACTTAATTCCTGTGCCTTGGGAAATTATGCAGCCCGAACCAGGGAAACAAGCGATTTCTCTATCACAACAACTATTGTTTAGTCGTACCAGCAATGCGGTTGATCCGCTTCCACCCCAGCGCTTAGAGCAGGCTTTAAACATCCTGTTGGTACTGGGACACGATACAGAAAGCGAAGTCGCTCCCAGCTTGCAGCTGGAACAAGAAGCGGAGGCGCTGGCTAATATTTTGGAACGCTGCGGACGACCAGACTTACACCCAGATGGCGAACATACTGGTGCAACAGTCCTGTGCCAGGTAGATACGCTTTTACAACCTACAAAAGCAGAATTGATTTCACGCCTGGAAACAGAAAATTACAACATCTTGTTCTATGCCGGTCATGGCATTCCAGCAGCGGATGGTGGATTACTGTTTTTGCGACCGGATGCCAGGATCAATGGCACGGAGTTAGCCCAGGTTTTGGTTCGCTGTCAGGTGACGCTAGCGGTGTTTAATGCTTGTTGGGGCGCTCAACCAGAGCGGCACAACCAACAAAGTTTGCCGCGCAGCAGTTTGGCAGAGGTATTAATTCATCACGGTGTTCCAGCAGTTTTGGGAATGCGCGACTCAATTGCCGACGAGGAGGCTCTGTCGTTTATTCAGGCTTTTGCACAAGCTCTGGCAGCACGGATGCCCATTGATGAGGCGGTGGCGGTAGCAAGGCAAAAGTTGTTGACGCTTTACAAGTTCAACCAACCAGCCTGGACTTTGCCGGTTCTATATATGCACCCAGATTTTGAGGGTGAGTTGATTCGACCAATTGGCGAGGAAGTGACGATACTGCCGGTGGATGTGAAGTCATCCGGGCACGATTTATCTACTCCATCTGCCTATCTTCGTCCATTAGGAGTAACTAGCAAAGTTTCGCCAATTAGTGGCACGAGTTTGCGAGTGGGACGGAATCCCAAGGGAAACGACTTGGTGATTGAAAAACAGGAAGTTTCTCGGCAGCACGCTGAAATTATTTGCGATGCTCTCCCAGACGGTAAACTTACTTACTTTCTAAAAGATAAATCTCGTTACGGCACGTTCATTTTAAGACCGAGTGGATGGCAGAAAGTCTATCATCCGGAAGTGCCTTTGCAATCGGGAGACCAGATAAAGTTTGGGAGTATGCAGGGTCAAACTTGGGAGTTCATTATTCAAGATAGTACGAAGTGCTAG
- a CDS encoding protein phosphatase 2C domain-containing protein gives MNNSAATLYCSNLNCQAPNPQSHNFCQKCRTPLLKRYLWAVGEGIEAYKAGDLIAERYLLKSDRIILDTKPALSPEMLPEISNSLMPYLKLSPYQLHVPQLYGLLTPTEGQRNAETWLLEQVPIYSCGNGEGTLMPELTSVWKNASAMRQLTWLWQMANLWEPLQINHVGSSLLTPALLRVEGSILRLLILQADRGSPVTLQNLGQLWSKWVAASHPTIGKFLEQVCQQLNQGAVQTAEQLVRLLDEAMETIGRSQSCTYQIVTRSDTGPTRRQNEDACYPPSPSSTNPSLPLAIVCDGIGGHEGGEVASHLAIATIQERVQSLLGNPANPLNPTALTLELENFACAANDVISQRNDTEQRLDRQRMGTTLVMALAHAHEMYITHVGDSRAYWITRTGCRQITLDDDIASREVRLGYALYRDAVEQSGAGSLVQALGMSSSATLHPSVQRFVLDEDGVFLLCSDGLSDNDRVEQYWETEILPILEGQIDLSTAGTRLIEIGNTKNGHDNVTIALVYCQVASAQTGQQVTALQMGAIPPATPTPAPAASVRSQSASASRIKTKIISPQSTTRSPLPLLLVLLLLAGVSGAIAYWFIPEVQDRVNPLIGLTPPSSPSPEPSAASSSPSAEPVVTPSTSVPSLEAGLLLQTTRSTTKNVQGKEVRVLLRRGAQAPQNQSVVGLVLDGSILQVSSIQRNQDPNSWLQVKVCSTLPTSNPQLPPEQVNSSTPNPRAVPEVTYRPIKPGEIGWIRESDVLPVINPNFAPTSANLGECAIGAASPTPTVTSSPSK, from the coding sequence ATGAACAATTCTGCGGCAACGCTTTACTGCTCGAATCTCAATTGTCAGGCTCCGAATCCCCAGAGCCATAACTTTTGTCAGAAATGCCGCACGCCGCTGCTCAAACGGTACTTGTGGGCAGTTGGTGAAGGGATAGAGGCTTACAAAGCTGGGGATCTGATTGCTGAGCGATATTTGCTGAAAAGCGATCGCATCATTTTAGATACCAAACCGGCTTTGTCTCCGGAAATGTTGCCGGAGATATCCAACAGCCTTATGCCGTATCTCAAGCTGTCTCCCTATCAGCTGCACGTTCCCCAACTATACGGACTTCTGACACCAACAGAAGGGCAGCGTAACGCCGAAACTTGGCTGCTAGAGCAGGTACCGATTTACAGCTGCGGGAACGGGGAAGGCACCCTCATGCCAGAACTAACCAGCGTCTGGAAAAACGCCTCGGCAATGCGCCAACTGACTTGGCTATGGCAGATGGCAAATTTGTGGGAACCCCTGCAAATCAATCATGTAGGGTCGAGTTTGTTGACACCAGCGCTGCTGCGAGTAGAAGGTTCCATCCTTCGGTTATTGATATTGCAGGCGGATCGAGGCTCCCCGGTAACGCTGCAAAACTTAGGTCAACTCTGGTCTAAATGGGTCGCCGCTTCACACCCAACCATTGGAAAATTTTTGGAACAAGTTTGTCAGCAGCTCAACCAAGGAGCCGTACAGACGGCAGAGCAGCTGGTGAGGCTGTTGGATGAGGCAATGGAAACCATCGGGCGATCGCAATCTTGCACCTATCAAATTGTTACCCGCAGTGATACAGGGCCAACTCGTCGGCAAAATGAGGATGCCTGCTATCCCCCCAGTCCAAGCAGTACCAATCCCTCCCTTCCCTTGGCAATAGTCTGCGACGGTATTGGGGGACATGAAGGCGGGGAAGTCGCCTCCCATCTGGCAATTGCAACTATCCAAGAACGAGTACAGAGTCTGTTGGGGAATCCAGCCAATCCTTTAAATCCGACCGCTCTTACCCTAGAATTGGAAAACTTTGCCTGTGCTGCCAATGATGTTATCAGCCAGCGTAACGACACGGAACAGCGGCTCGACCGTCAACGCATGGGCACTACGTTGGTGATGGCGTTAGCCCACGCTCATGAAATGTATATCACTCATGTGGGAGATAGTCGAGCTTACTGGATTACTCGCACCGGGTGTCGGCAGATCACCCTAGATGATGATATTGCTTCGCGGGAGGTGCGGCTCGGATACGCCCTCTACCGGGATGCAGTGGAACAATCCGGCGCTGGCTCTCTCGTTCAGGCGTTGGGCATGAGTTCATCAGCAACCCTGCACCCCTCCGTACAGCGCTTTGTTCTAGATGAAGACGGTGTTTTTCTTCTCTGTTCGGATGGTCTGAGTGACAATGACCGAGTAGAGCAATACTGGGAAACAGAGATTCTGCCAATCCTAGAAGGTCAGATTGATTTATCAACCGCCGGAACCCGGCTGATTGAAATTGGCAACACCAAAAACGGGCACGACAACGTTACGATAGCCCTGGTCTACTGCCAAGTGGCATCAGCTCAAACTGGGCAACAGGTCACAGCACTACAGATGGGAGCCATTCCACCCGCAACTCCAACTCCGGCTCCAGCGGCTTCGGTGCGCTCTCAATCTGCATCTGCTTCCAGAATCAAAACCAAGATCATTTCACCGCAGTCTACTACTAGAAGCCCTTTGCCGCTCCTTCTAGTGCTGCTTCTGTTAGCAGGTGTCAGCGGAGCGATCGCTTATTGGTTTATTCCAGAAGTCCAAGACAGGGTCAATCCTCTAATCGGGCTGACACCCCCCTCTAGCCCTAGTCCTGAACCATCCGCAGCCAGTTCATCTCCATCGGCAGAACCTGTCGTGACTCCTTCCACCTCTGTGCCCTCTTTAGAGGCTGGCTTGCTGCTCCAAACCACCCGTTCCACAACCAAGAACGTTCAGGGAAAAGAAGTTCGTGTTTTGCTGCGACGCGGTGCCCAGGCACCTCAAAACCAATCTGTAGTCGGGTTAGTTTTAGATGGGAGTATTTTGCAAGTCAGCTCCATTCAACGAAATCAAGACCCTAACAGCTGGCTACAGGTAAAAGTTTGCTCAACGCTCCCTACATCCAATCCGCAGCTTCCCCCTGAACAAGTTAATTCCAGCACCCCAAACCCAAGAGCAGTCCCCGAAGTGACCTATCGCCCAATAAAACCAGGAGAAATTGGCTGGATTCGAGAATCCGACGTTTTACCTGTAATTAATCCAAATTTCGCACCAACATCGGCTAATTTGGGCGAATGTGCCATTGGGGCTGCTTCTCCAACACCTACCGTCACTTCGTCCCCCTCTAAATAG
- a CDS encoding DUF6737 family protein has protein sequence MYKKDPESPWTYKPWWCQPWSILLTTITVITASWTLTKTIWITAGVSIPILVWMSYFLLLWPRLMRRYYQQTENSVSEE, from the coding sequence GAAAGCCCTTGGACGTATAAACCTTGGTGGTGTCAGCCTTGGTCTATTTTGCTGACAACTATTACCGTCATCACTGCCTCTTGGACACTAACCAAAACAATTTGGATCACGGCTGGCGTCTCGATTCCCATTCTTGTGTGGATGTCATACTTTTTGCTACTCTGGCCTCGACTAATGCGGCGTTATTATCAGCAAACCGAAAATTCTGTAAGTGAAGAATGA